CGTGGAAACCGTTCCCGACGGAGAAATAGAGGAAAAAATGACGCGAGGAGGAGAAGAAGACGAAGTGGTACATTCATTTGAACATTCATTGATCATTGCCGTTGTCAACCGTGGTTACAACCAGGAGGTAATGGAAGCGGCGCGCACCGCCAAGGCCACGGGAGGCACCATTATCCATGCCAGAGGGTTCGCCTTGTCCGGGGTGGAAAAATTTTTTGGCGTGAGTATCCATCCCGAAAAAGAAGTGATTATAATTTTGGCCGAAAACGATCGAAAGCGCGATATCATGCGAGCCATCTCCGAAAAGGCCGGCATAGAAACCCCTGCCGGCGCCGTCACGTTCTCTCTGCCCGTCAGCGGAGTGGAGGGATTGCAACCCTATCTGGAACAGGCGGAAGAATCCGAATCCTGACATCATCCTGACATCCAGCCGTTAAATATGTCGAATAAAGGGGGGCTTGAGGCCCCCCAGTTTTTGTTGTTTCTTAATTTTGTTGCTTTGTTACTTCCTATAGGAAACGCTTGATGGGTCTCTCGCACTTTTCGATGACGGGAACGTATTTGTGGGGTTTGCGGCCGAAACAGATGTCCATCTGCTCGTGGTACGTCACCTTGTTTTCGTCCACAAATCGTTGTTCTATGGCTTCTTTCGTGGAAATATAGCGTATTGTCCCGTTATCGGCATCGACCACCGTCACGCCGCTGAAGCCCTCGTCCAACAAGATCACGGCAGCCGCGCCGATCTGTTTGCCGAAGTTGACGTCGTAGGCCGATGTGGAGCCGCTACGCACCATATGCCCGGGCAGCACCTCGCGGACTTCTGGAATCTCGAAGACGCCAGGCACGAACATTCCTGACTTCTGCATAAAATCATGAATATCGGGGTCTTTTTTCATCATATCTTCAAGGCGTTGGCGGACGAAACGAGCGGCACCCGCCAGTTTTTTGTGCCCAAAGGAATCCGTTCCGTCGCCGCTGTCCGAAAAAACCTTCCCATCCTCGCCACGAATGCCCTCAGCTATCACCATGACGTAGGTTCCCGCGTTTACGTCAGAGTTCATGATGCGCCGCATGTAATGGTGCTTCATGTGTCCGTAGACCACGTCGAAGTCCACGGCCACCTCCGGTATCAGGATGCAATCCGCGTCCGCCGCCACTCCGCCGAGGAAAGCCGTATGCCCGGCGTAACGGCCGAACACCTCCACAATCATGATACGGTTGTGGGTTTTCCCCGTGGTCTTGATATCCTCCACGATCCGGGCGATTTTGTTGACGGCCGAATCTCCCCCCACAGAATAGGTTTGCAAATCCAGGTCCATGGTTTTTGGGGCGTGGACACAGGGGATGCCATTTTGCACCAGGTCCACCACCACTCCGCCCGTGTCGTCTCCGCCCGAAATCACCAGACCGTCGATCTCGAACTTACGCAGCCCCCGAAGGATGCGGTCATACTTGCCGGGATCGTTGATCTTCGAGATCTTGACGCGGCTATGGCCCGCGTCGCTCCCGGCGAAGGCGGAATTCACATGATCGGTGCGTTCTTCGTCCAGAAGCACCAGGCTGTTGAAATCCACTAGGTTATAAAGCCCCGCATAGCCACTAGGGATGATGTAGGCCCCGATCCCCCTCGACGAGGCTACTTTCGCCGCTCCGCGCACCACGGCGTTAAGTCCTCCGCAGTCTCCCCCCGACGTGATGATGCCGATGTTCCTCAGCTTACCCATACGCTTCTCCGTCCCTTCCTAGGATGTTATTTTACAGACTATTGTTTGACACGATTATAATCAATTTTAAGAGAATTTCCTCCAGCCGAAGCACAAAGCCCTCGTCTTTTCATGATTTTATGTTTAAGGAGGCAAGAGTTCCTGAGACCCAGTGCGTTTTTTCGCACAACGTACAAAATACGAGTATAATGCAAATATTTTATGAAGGGGAGAGAAAATTGGAATATTGTTCTTTGAATAGTGATGTTTTTATATTTTATTTCTTTCGCGCTCTCTCGTGTTCTCTTGCGGTGAAAAAAACTAAGCGATTGGACCGAAGCTTAGCATAACTATACGGCTCGTTCTTTACTAGTTGTCTGTTTAAGGAGTGTGAATAATGCGCAAAAGATCGAACGTAGCGAAGGTTGTTATTGTCTTTTTGTTGGCGGGGGCTTCTGGATTGATGGGTTGGCGTATCTTCAATCGCCCCACGCCCTCCGAGGCCGTGAGCATCTCCGCTATTCGCGAACGCAACGGAATGCCGGTCACGAGCTGGCTCGCTTCTCAAAGCCAGTGGGAGTATTGGTTGCCTCTTTATGGCACTGTGCGCACATCGGGTTTGTCGGAAATTTACGCCTCCCAGGCGGAATACGTCACCTCACTTTCCGCGGAGGTGGGCGACACGGTCAAGCGAGGTCAGGTTCTGGCGACCTTAGACTCCCGCAGAGCCGCCGAAAGAGCTCAAGCCGCGGAAGCGCGTTACAACGAATTATCCTTGAGGTATGAGCGCACTCAAGAGCTTCAAAAGGCTGGAGGCTCCAGTCAACAGGATGTGGAAAACGTCTTCTCGCAGTACAAGGAGGCGGGTGCCTCTTTACAACAGCTTCAGAGCGAGCTGGCGCGTCACAAAGTGACTTCACCTATTAATGGAGTCGTCATGCAGAGGAACGCGGAGATTGGCCTTCTAGCCAGCGCGGGCAGACCTCTTTTTGTCATCGGCGATCCTCAACAATTTGAAATCGCTATTGACCTCTCTCCACGTTACATCACTACGGTCAAAAACGGGGAGAGGGCCCGTTATCTGACACCCTCGGGCTTGTGGAAGACGGCGACGGTGAAGCGGGTGGATCCGATGGCCAATGCGGTCACGGGACTTTACAGCGTGGTGCTCGACGTGAAAAACAAGGCGGGCGCGAACCCGAAGGAGATCGAGCTTCGTGTGGGCGCCTCCGTGGAGGCCGAGATTCTCATCGAGGAGAGTGATACCGTGGTAGTCGTCCCCTACGAGAGTGTTCGGGCAATAGGAGGGGAGGCCAAGGTCTATATCTGCTCTGGAGACGTGGCTATCGAGCGTGTCGTCCAGAAAGGACGCACCAACGAGCAGGGTCAGACCCACATCCTGAGCGGGGTGGAAAGCGGGGAAAAAGTGGTTTTGAAAGGCGCGGACCGCATGTATGACGGCGCTAAAATCTGGATCCAGGAAAGCTAAGTTCTGAACCATGTGGCTGATACGCAGTTCTGTTCGACGGCCGGTTTTGACGACCGTTATTACACTTGTGCTGATTCTTTTAGGAAGCTACGCCTACTTGAACATGGGAGTGGCTCTTTTGCCTAAAATGGATATTCCGGTGGTCATGGTCCGGGCTGAATACGAAGGGGCCGGTCCCGCGGAGACGGAATCCACTCTGGTAAAACCCTTCGAGGACGCCATCGCCCGGGTAGAGGGCATCAAAACCATTCGCGGCTTCGCCCGCAACGGCAACGGTATTGTGGTGGTGGAGCTGGAAAACGACGTGGACAACACCCAGGCCGCTATGGACATCGCCACTCAGGTGCGCGCTTTGAGCCTGCCCGACGGGGCCAAAGATCCCTCCATCACCAAGTTCGACATCAACGCGCGGGCGTTTATGTCGATGGTCGCAATTTCCGACCTGCCCACCTCACAGGTACGCGACATCGTGGAGGAGCAGGTGGCTAAACGGTTGACTCAGCTCTTTGGTATGGCTACGGCGGAGGTCATCGGCGGACTCGACCGGCAAATTCATGTGGAAGTCGATCCTCTTTCTCTGAAGGCCCACGACCTGAGTATCACCCGTCTGGCCGAGCTGATCAAAAGATCCAATCGCAACGAGCCCGCGGGCCAGATCGCTTTGGGAGCCAAGGAAATTTCCCTGCGTTTCACGGGAGAAGTGGAAGATCCTTCTCTGTTGGGCTACATCTCCTTGACCCTGGCGAACGGATCCAGCATCACCCTGGGGGACTTGGGCGAGATCAAAGACACGGTGGAGGAAGAGCGCCGACTGTCGCGCTTCAATGGGATCCCCGCGGTGACGCTAGATTTGGTGGCTCGCCCCAACGCCAACGTGGTGGCTCTGGCGGAGCAGGTTTATCGGGAATTGGAACAGGTCCAGCCCTCTTTGCCGGAGGGAATGCGCCTGGAGGTCATTTTCGATAATAGCGTTTATATCAACAACTCCATCAAAAACGTCATCTCAGACATGTTGATGGCCACACTTTTGACCTCTGTGGTGCTTTATTTGTCTTTACAACGTTTTGGAGCTACTCTGGCCGCGGTTCTAACCCTTCCCACTTCTTTGGTGGCCACTTTCATCGTCCAATTTCTCTATGGCTTTACTATTAACATGATGAGCAGCATTGGCTTGGCCATTTCAGTAGGGGTGCTGGTGGACAATGCCATTTTGGTTTTGGAGAACATCTACCGCTATCGGGAGATGGGTTATGACGCTTTGGAGGCTTCGGAGCGGGGAGCGG
The sequence above is a segment of the Synergistaceae bacterium genome. Coding sequences within it:
- a CDS encoding 6-phosphofructokinase, encoding MGKLRNIGIITSGGDCGGLNAVVRGAAKVASSRGIGAYIIPSGYAGLYNLVDFNSLVLLDEERTDHVNSAFAGSDAGHSRVKISKINDPGKYDRILRGLRKFEIDGLVISGGDDTGGVVVDLVQNGIPCVHAPKTMDLDLQTYSVGGDSAVNKIARIVEDIKTTGKTHNRIMIVEVFGRYAGHTAFLGGVAADADCILIPEVAVDFDVVYGHMKHHYMRRIMNSDVNAGTYVMVIAEGIRGEDGKVFSDSGDGTDSFGHKKLAGAARFVRQRLEDMMKKDPDIHDFMQKSGMFVPGVFEIPEVREVLPGHMVRSGSTSAYDVNFGKQIGAAAVILLDEGFSGVTVVDADNGTIRYISTKEAIEQRFVDENKVTYHEQMDICFGRKPHKYVPVIEKCERPIKRFL
- a CDS encoding efflux RND transporter periplasmic adaptor subunit; its protein translation is MRKRSNVAKVVIVFLLAGASGLMGWRIFNRPTPSEAVSISAIRERNGMPVTSWLASQSQWEYWLPLYGTVRTSGLSEIYASQAEYVTSLSAEVGDTVKRGQVLATLDSRRAAERAQAAEARYNELSLRYERTQELQKAGGSSQQDVENVFSQYKEAGASLQQLQSELARHKVTSPINGVVMQRNAEIGLLASAGRPLFVIGDPQQFEIAIDLSPRYITTVKNGERARYLTPSGLWKTATVKRVDPMANAVTGLYSVVLDVKNKAGANPKEIELRVGASVEAEILIEESDTVVVVPYESVRAIGGEAKVYICSGDVAIERVVQKGRTNEQGQTHILSGVESGEKVVLKGADRMYDGAKIWIQES